A genome region from Falsibacillus pallidus includes the following:
- a CDS encoding anthranilate synthase component I family protein, with translation MKDKLYYEKVPCSKELFFQGFSTFSKDCPTHVLLESGRGGRYSFAGLHPFAKLIAKNNGLEILEGGAAAFLPGDPLELLDDWMKARQMPKEEGVPDFQGGVIGYISYDYVRYIEDIGENAVDDLGMPDIYFLAFDEWAVFDHQENELWVMELREEGNSPELKAELERWLSCGSPEGEASSSIGSDGMRTDDRSVSMDENQFKYAVDSIREYIASGDVFQVNLSVRQSIELNLHPFEVYSSLRQLNPSPYMSYIHTPEFDIVSASPELLVKKSGLDVSTRPIAGTRSRGKDEEEDIRLASELIENEKERAEHVMLVDLERNDLGKVCDYGSVHVDEFMVIEKYSHVMHIVSNVRGKMNEDYNGTDLIKAVFPGGTITGAPKIRTMEIIEELEPVKRGLYTGSIGWIGFNTDMELNIVIRTMLVKDGQAHIQAGAGIVIDSNPKYEYKESLKKAAALWRAIEAAGELK, from the coding sequence ATGAAGGACAAGCTTTATTATGAAAAAGTGCCGTGCAGCAAAGAGCTTTTTTTTCAAGGATTCTCTACGTTTTCTAAAGACTGCCCAACCCATGTTCTCCTTGAGAGCGGCAGAGGTGGGAGATATAGTTTTGCCGGACTTCATCCTTTTGCAAAGCTGATTGCGAAAAATAATGGATTAGAAATATTGGAAGGCGGTGCTGCCGCATTTCTTCCTGGAGACCCATTAGAACTCCTGGATGACTGGATGAAAGCTCGCCAAATGCCAAAAGAAGAGGGAGTACCCGATTTTCAAGGCGGTGTCATTGGTTATATCAGCTATGATTATGTCCGTTATATAGAGGATATTGGCGAAAATGCTGTAGATGATCTGGGTATGCCGGACATTTATTTTCTTGCCTTTGATGAATGGGCTGTATTCGACCATCAAGAAAATGAGTTATGGGTAATGGAGCTTAGAGAAGAAGGGAACTCACCCGAATTAAAAGCAGAGCTCGAACGATGGCTCTCCTGCGGCAGTCCTGAAGGTGAGGCTTCTTCGAGTATCGGCTCCGACGGCATGCGAACAGATGACCGATCTGTTTCGATGGACGAAAATCAATTTAAATATGCAGTAGATTCCATTCGCGAATACATTGCGAGCGGCGACGTATTTCAAGTGAATCTGTCTGTCAGGCAGTCAATCGAATTAAACTTGCATCCGTTTGAGGTTTACAGCTCCTTGAGGCAGTTGAATCCTTCGCCATATATGTCCTATATCCATACGCCTGAATTTGACATTGTTTCCGCTTCCCCTGAATTGCTGGTGAAAAAATCTGGTCTGGATGTCTCGACAAGACCTATAGCAGGTACACGCTCAAGGGGCAAGGATGAGGAAGAGGATATAAGGCTTGCTTCGGAGCTCATTGAAAATGAGAAAGAACGGGCTGAACATGTCATGCTTGTCGACTTGGAGCGGAATGATCTGGGGAAAGTATGCGACTACGGATCTGTCCATGTGGATGAGTTCATGGTAATAGAGAAATACTCGCATGTCATGCACATCGTTTCCAATGTGAGGGGGAAAATGAATGAGGATTATAATGGCACTGACTTAATAAAAGCAGTGTTTCCCGGGGGAACGATTACAGGGGCGCCGAAAATCAGAACCATGGAAATCATTGAAGAACTTGAACCAGTCAAAAGGGGCCTTTACACCGGATCGATTGGATGGATCGGATTTAATACTGACATGGAGCTTAACATCGTCATCAGGACCATGCTGGTGAAGGATGGACAGGCACATATCCAGGCTGGAGCGGGAATTGTCATTGACTCCAACCCCAAGTATGAATATAAGGAATCTCTTAAAAAAGCAGCAGCCTTATGGAGGGCAATCGAAGCGGCAGGTGAATTAAAATGA
- the cysK gene encoding cysteine synthase A encodes MARIANSITDLIGQTPIVKLNRLADENSADVYLKLEYMNPGSSVKDRIALAMIEAAEKAGKLNPGDTIVEPTSGNTGIGLAMVAAAKGYKAVLVMPETMSMERRNLLRAYGAELELTPGPEGMKGAIAKAEELVKEKGFFMPQQFQNEANPEVHQKTTGKEIVEQMGGQLDAFVAGIGTGGTITGAGKVLKEAYPNVRIYAIEPEDSPILSGGKPGPHKIQGLGAGFVPDILNTDIYDEVIKVGTENSFEYARRAAKEEGILGGISSGAAIYAALEVAKKLGKGKKVLAVIPSNGERYLSTPLYQFDEE; translated from the coding sequence ATGGCACGAATTGCAAATTCTATTACAGACCTAATCGGTCAAACCCCCATTGTGAAACTGAACAGGCTGGCCGATGAAAATTCAGCGGATGTATATTTGAAATTGGAGTATATGAACCCAGGGAGCAGCGTAAAAGATCGTATTGCTCTTGCCATGATTGAGGCGGCAGAAAAAGCCGGCAAATTAAATCCTGGCGATACAATCGTTGAGCCTACGAGCGGCAATACAGGGATCGGGCTTGCGATGGTAGCTGCTGCAAAAGGATATAAAGCAGTATTGGTCATGCCGGAAACAATGAGCATGGAGCGCAGGAACCTCCTCCGGGCATATGGTGCGGAGCTTGAATTGACTCCTGGTCCAGAGGGAATGAAAGGTGCTATTGCCAAGGCGGAAGAGCTTGTGAAAGAAAAAGGCTTCTTCATGCCGCAGCAATTCCAGAATGAAGCGAATCCTGAAGTCCATCAAAAAACAACCGGAAAAGAAATCGTTGAACAGATGGGCGGTCAATTAGATGCGTTTGTAGCAGGCATCGGTACAGGCGGAACGATCACAGGTGCGGGAAAAGTATTGAAGGAAGCATATCCAAATGTCCGCATCTACGCAATCGAACCGGAAGATTCTCCAATCCTTTCAGGCGGGAAGCCAGGCCCTCATAAAATTCAAGGCCTTGGTGCTGGATTTGTTCCGGATATCCTTAATACAGACATTTACGACGAAGTCATCAAAGTAGGAACGGAAAATTCTTTTGAATATGCGCGCCGTGCAGCAAAAGAAGAAGGAATTTTAGGCGGCATTTCCTCGGGTGCTGCTATCTACGCAGCGTTGGAAGTAGCGAAAAAGCTTGGAAAAGGCAAAAAAGTGCTGGCGGTCATCCCAAGTAATGGGGAGCGCTACCTGAGCACGCCGCTGTATCAATTTGATGAGGAATAA
- the pabA gene encoding aminodeoxychorismate/anthranilate synthase component II produces the protein MILMIDNYDSFTFNLVQYIGELGEQIIVRRNDKITIEEIEKLAPSYLMISPGPCSPDEAGISMEAIQYFAGKIPIFGVCLGHQSIAQVFGGKVIRAKRLMHGKTSEIHHDGKTVYESLKNPFSATRYHSLIVEKETLPDCLEITSWTDEGEIMGIRHKEFPIEGVQFHPESIMTEEGKTLLRNFFASYKKESINV, from the coding sequence ATGATCCTCATGATTGATAACTACGACTCATTTACCTTTAACCTTGTTCAATATATCGGTGAACTCGGAGAACAGATTATTGTCAGAAGAAATGATAAAATAACAATTGAAGAAATAGAAAAACTGGCTCCCAGCTATCTTATGATCTCACCGGGGCCATGCAGTCCGGATGAGGCAGGGATCAGCATGGAGGCCATTCAATATTTTGCCGGGAAAATACCGATCTTTGGCGTCTGCTTAGGACATCAATCCATTGCCCAGGTTTTTGGAGGGAAGGTCATTCGAGCCAAACGCCTGATGCACGGAAAGACATCTGAAATCCACCATGATGGAAAAACGGTCTATGAATCACTGAAGAATCCTTTTTCTGCAACAAGATATCATTCCTTGATTGTGGAGAAAGAAACATTGCCTGATTGCCTCGAGATCACATCATGGACTGATGAAGGGGAGATCATGGGCATACGTCATAAGGAATTCCCAATAGAAGGGGTGCAGTTCCATCCTGAATCGATCATGACGGAGGAAGGCAAGACGCTTCTCCGTAATTTCTTTGCTTCATATAAAAAAGAATCTA